One Manduca sexta isolate Smith_Timp_Sample1 chromosome 26, JHU_Msex_v1.0, whole genome shotgun sequence genomic region harbors:
- the LOC115447521 gene encoding cyclin-G-associated kinase isoform X2: MSVFKSAMGYFSSGGANGGSDNDFVGQFVEIGNMKLRVKKVIAEGGFAFVFVAQDVSTGTEYALKRLMAADEQANKNIIQEISILKKLSGHPNIIKYIAASFIDKSKTSHGMGEYLLLTDLCSGGSLMEALQNRGQAFPLPTILRVFYQTCRAVQHMHAQVPPIAHRDLKLENFLISNEGTIKLCDFGSATTDIYSPNPSWSANQRNMLEENLAQFTTPMYRAPEMLDTWDNRKIDHSVDVWALGCILYTLCYMQHPFEDSAKLAILNGNYNLNPNDQRYKCFHEIINGCLTVNPEERLAISNVLERLAAIAESNNVNLKQPLKFERKKVEQSVATSSPANKDPVSNSQEVPNSRPPEPVRPPPPARPPAVPQQHPPPVPQPPLNSGGLFSSIKGGAGSFLKNLKDTSSKVMQTVQQSIARTDLDISYITSRIIVMPYPSEGIESAYKTNHIEDVRAFLESRHGGGHYGVYSAAGGAARSLPRAADARALWPTPLHRAPLLAPYYALLQHMYHYLAKDDRNAVVITCQDGKAMSCMLVSGLLLYAKLVTVPEDALQIFAVKRSPINMPPSMLRYLYYLSNIIRPEPILPHFRPVTLVSITIQPVPLFTKARDGCRPYIEVYNEDRLVLSTLQDYERLHLYTMAEGKVTLPLDTTVTGDVCVCVWHARQQLGRALAVPVLSVHFHTGALRHDHHALKFNRSEIDGIDETIPVNDHFSANTTVVISLVVQNGERRKPRSDLWEEDHSFPIRTPDVLFSTTLERDETIDNFVTADYPAKEVEKPRPSRPAPPSPQPPHRPPPPRPLQPARQESTADFLNLANNEPQQQAKQEKKLKTEDSFDFFGMMEKETTDDAFGDFLSSNVAENKQPFASESIFGDLPAPSTEPADTKHNVNSSDPLNFDPFGLNDPLPKQEPLLTPQLMQDEGRPQSVPLESAQPSKKDPFADLGLLGASMPSGIQSTAPGYAPGSTPLVTPRASPAHTPAQPHTQPHTQPHTPARSPAHQPDYNRAHFETAKTPGEEKVKKSADVFGDLLGSQGYEFATKRDTGPKTMNAMRKEEMARDMDPEKLKIHEWTEGKKANIRALLCSLHTVVWEECRWTRCEMSQLVTPADVKRNYRKACLAVHPDKQIGTPNENIAKMIFMELNNAWSDFENDAKQQNLFQS; this comes from the exons gtgGTTTTGCATTTGTTTTTGTTGCTCAAGATGTTTCAACTGGTACAGAATATGCCCTTAAAAGGCTTATGGCAGCAGATGAACAAGCAAATAAGAATATTATCCAAGAAATTAGCATATTAAAGAAACTTTCTGGGCATCCtaacatcattaaatatattgctgCATCATTCATTGACAAATCTAAAACATCACATGGAATGGGAGAGTATTTATTGCTAACTGATCTCTGCAGTGGGGGTAGTTTGATGGAGGCTCTGCAGAACAGAGGGCAGGCATTCCCTCTTCCGACAATCCTAAGAGTTTTCTACCAAACATGTAGAGCAGTACAACATATGCACGCCCAAGTACCCCCGATAGCACATAGAGATCTCAAATTAGAAAATTTCCTAATATCTAATGAAG GTACAATAAAACTATGCGATTTTGGTTCAGCAACCACAGATATATATTCGCCTAATCCATCTTGGAGTGCTAATCAAAGAAACATGTTAGAAGAAAAT TTGGCTCAATTCACGACGCCGATGTACAGAGCTCCGGAGATGCTAGACACGTGGGACAACCGTAAGATAGACCACAGCGTGGACGTGTGGGCGCTCGGCTGCATTCTGTACACGCTGTGCTACATGCAGCATCCGTTCGAGGACTCGGCCAAGCTCGCCATACTCAACGGCAACTACAATCTCAACCCCAACGATCAACGCTATAAGTGTTTCCATGAAATTATAA ATGGTTGCCTGACGGTAAACCCCGAGGAGCGGTTGGCAATTAGTAATGTGTTGGAGCGGCTAGCGGCGATAGCAGAGTCCAACAATGTCAATCTCAAGCAACCACTCAAATTTGAGCGTAAAAAAGTTGAACAATCTGTGGCCACTAGCTCGCCAG CGAATAAAGATCCAGTTTCGAACAGTCAGGAGGTGCCGAACTCGCGACCCCCTGAGCCGGTTCGCCCACCACCGCCCGCGCGGCCCCCCGCTGTCCCCCAGCAGCACCCGCCGCCCGTGCCGCAGCCGCCCCTGAACTCGGGAGGATTGTTCTCGTCCATCAAGGGAGGGGCGGGAAGCTTCCTGAAAAACCTGAAGGATACGTCGTCGAAAGTCATGCAGACTGTTCAACA GTCAATAGCAAGGACTGATTTGGATATAAGCTACATAACAAGTCGAATTATAGTGATGCCGTACCCGTCAGAGGGAATAGAGAGTGCTTATAAAACTAACCACATTGAGGATGTGAGG GCGTTCCTGGAGAGTCGGCACGGCGGCGGGCACTACGGCGTGTacagcgcggcgggcggcgcggcgcgctcgCTGCCGCGGGCGGCGGACGCGCGTGCGCTGTGGCCCACGCCGCTGCACCGCGCGCCGCTCCTCGCGCCCTACTACGCGCTGCTGCAGCACATGTACCACTACCTCGCCAAGGACGACAGGAACGCTGTGGTCATCACGTGTCAG GACGGCAAAGCAATGTCGTGCATGTTGGTGAGCGGCTTGTTGTTGTACGCGAAGCTAGTGACGGTGCCGGAGGACGCGCTGCAGATATTCGCGGTGAAGCGGTCTCCTATCAACATGCCGCCCAGCATGCTGAGATACCTGTATTATCTAAGCAATATTATTAG GCCAGAGCCAATACTGCCACACTTCAGGCCAGTTACTTTGGTATCGATTACTATTCAGCCAGTACCACTGTTTACAAAAGCgag GGATGGATGTCGGCCATATATTGAAGTTTACAATGAAGATAGGCTCGTCTTATCGACGCTACAAGATTATGAAAGATTACATCTCTATACCATGGCTGAAGGCAAG GTGACGCTGCCGCTGGACACGACGGTGACGGGCgacgtgtgcgtgtgcgtgtggcACGCGCGGCAGCAGCTCGGGCGCGCGCTGGCCGTGCCCGTGCTGTCCGTGCACTTCCACACCGGCGCGCTGCGGCACGACCACCACGCGCTCAAGTTCAACAG GTCAGAAATTGACGGCATCGATGAGACAATACCAGTGAACGACCATTTCTCAGCGAACACCACTGTGGTCATTAGTCTGGTGGTACAAAACGGAGAGCGAAGGAAACCTCGCAGCGATCTCTGGGAGGAGGACCACTCCTTCCCAATTCGTACACCCGACGTCCTGTTCTCTACCACATTGGAGAGAGACGAGACTATTGATAACTTTG TGACAGCCGACTATCCAGCTAAAGAGGTAGAGAAGCCGCGTCCGTCTCGCCCCGCCCCGCCCTCCCCGCAGCCGCCGCACCGCCcgcccccgccgcgcccgcTACAGCCAGCGCGACAGGAGAGCACCGCAGACTTCCTCAACCTAGCCAATAACGAACCGCAACAACAAGCCAAGCAAGAAAAGAAACTCAAGACCGAAGACTCCTTCGACTTTTTCGGCATGATGGAGAAGGAGACGACCGATGACGCCTTTGGAGATTTCCTGAGCAGCAACGTCGCTGAGAATAAGCAG cCATTCGCATCAGAGTCTATTTTCGGGGACTTACCCGCTCCGTCGACGGAGCCGGCGGACACCAAACACAACGTCAACTCGAGCGACCCACTGAACTTCGACCCGTTCGGACTGAACGATCCGCTGCCCAAACAGGAACCATTATTAACTCCACAGCTTATGCAAGACGAGG GTCGTCCACAAAGCGTGCCTCTGGAAAGCGCACAGCCCTCGAAGAAGGATCCATTTGCGGATCTAGGTCTCCTAGGCGCTAGCATGCCCTCGGGTATACAGAGCACGGCGCCGGGCTACGCGCCGGGCAGCACGCCGCTCGTCACGCCGCGCGCGTCGCCCGCGCACACGCCCGCGCAGCCGCACACGCAGCCGCACACGCAGCCGCACACGCCTGCCCGCTCTCCCGCGCATCAACCCGATTATAA TCGGGCTCACTTCGAAACGGCAAAAACTCCGGGCGAGGAAAAGGTGAAGAAGTCGGCGGACGTGTTCGGTGACTTGCTTGGCAGTCAAGGTTACGAATTCGCCACTAAGCGCGACACCGGCCCCAAAACCATGAACGCTATGAGGAAAGAAGAGATGGCCCGCGACATGGATCCCGAGAAACTGAAGATTCACGAATGG ACGGAGGGCAAGAAAGCGAATATCCGAGCTCTCCTGTGCTCTCTGCATACCGTGGTGTGGGAGGAGTGTCGCTGGACGCGCTGCGAGATGTCGCAACTCGTCACTCCCGCCGACGTCAAGCGCAACTACAGAAAGGCGTGCCTCGCCGTGCATCCTGATAAG CAAATAGGCACGCCAAACGAGAACATAGCGAAGATGATTTTCATGGAGTTAAACAACGCGTGGAGTGACTTTGAGAACGACGCTAAACAGCAGAACCTGTTCCAGTCTTAG
- the LOC115447521 gene encoding cyclin-G-associated kinase isoform X1 gives MSVFKSAMGYFSSGGANGGSDNDFVGQFVEIGNMKLRVKKVIAEGGFAFVFVAQDVSTGTEYALKRLMAADEQANKNIIQEISILKKLSGHPNIIKYIAASFIDKSKTSHGMGEYLLLTDLCSGGSLMEALQNRGQAFPLPTILRVFYQTCRAVQHMHAQVPPIAHRDLKLENFLISNEGTIKLCDFGSATTDIYSPNPSWSANQRNMLEENLAQFTTPMYRAPEMLDTWDNRKIDHSVDVWALGCILYTLCYMQHPFEDSAKLAILNGNYNLNPNDQRYKCFHEIINGCLTVNPEERLAISNVLERLAAIAESNNVNLKQPLKFERKKVEQSVATSSPANKDPVSNSQEVPNSRPPEPVRPPPPARPPAVPQQHPPPVPQPPLNSGGLFSSIKGGAGSFLKNLKDTSSKVMQTVQQSIARTDLDISYITSRIIVMPYPSEGIESAYKTNHIEDVRAFLESRHGGGHYGVYSAAGGAARSLPRAADARALWPTPLHRAPLLAPYYALLQHMYHYLAKDDRNAVVITCQDGKAMSCMLVSGLLLYAKLVTVPEDALQIFAVKRSPINMPPSMLRYLYYLSNIIRPEPILPHFRPVTLVSITIQPVPLFTKARDGCRPYIEVYNEDRLVLSTLQDYERLHLYTMAEGKVTLPLDTTVTGDVCVCVWHARQQLGRALAVPVLSVHFHTGALRHDHHALKFNRSEIDGIDETIPVNDHFSANTTVVISLVVQNGERRKPRSDLWEEDHSFPIRTPDVLFSTTLERDETIDNFANLRKNAGAMPKTMTADYPAKEVEKPRPSRPAPPSPQPPHRPPPPRPLQPARQESTADFLNLANNEPQQQAKQEKKLKTEDSFDFFGMMEKETTDDAFGDFLSSNVAENKQPFASESIFGDLPAPSTEPADTKHNVNSSDPLNFDPFGLNDPLPKQEPLLTPQLMQDEGRPQSVPLESAQPSKKDPFADLGLLGASMPSGIQSTAPGYAPGSTPLVTPRASPAHTPAQPHTQPHTQPHTPARSPAHQPDYNRAHFETAKTPGEEKVKKSADVFGDLLGSQGYEFATKRDTGPKTMNAMRKEEMARDMDPEKLKIHEWTEGKKANIRALLCSLHTVVWEECRWTRCEMSQLVTPADVKRNYRKACLAVHPDKQIGTPNENIAKMIFMELNNAWSDFENDAKQQNLFQS, from the exons gtgGTTTTGCATTTGTTTTTGTTGCTCAAGATGTTTCAACTGGTACAGAATATGCCCTTAAAAGGCTTATGGCAGCAGATGAACAAGCAAATAAGAATATTATCCAAGAAATTAGCATATTAAAGAAACTTTCTGGGCATCCtaacatcattaaatatattgctgCATCATTCATTGACAAATCTAAAACATCACATGGAATGGGAGAGTATTTATTGCTAACTGATCTCTGCAGTGGGGGTAGTTTGATGGAGGCTCTGCAGAACAGAGGGCAGGCATTCCCTCTTCCGACAATCCTAAGAGTTTTCTACCAAACATGTAGAGCAGTACAACATATGCACGCCCAAGTACCCCCGATAGCACATAGAGATCTCAAATTAGAAAATTTCCTAATATCTAATGAAG GTACAATAAAACTATGCGATTTTGGTTCAGCAACCACAGATATATATTCGCCTAATCCATCTTGGAGTGCTAATCAAAGAAACATGTTAGAAGAAAAT TTGGCTCAATTCACGACGCCGATGTACAGAGCTCCGGAGATGCTAGACACGTGGGACAACCGTAAGATAGACCACAGCGTGGACGTGTGGGCGCTCGGCTGCATTCTGTACACGCTGTGCTACATGCAGCATCCGTTCGAGGACTCGGCCAAGCTCGCCATACTCAACGGCAACTACAATCTCAACCCCAACGATCAACGCTATAAGTGTTTCCATGAAATTATAA ATGGTTGCCTGACGGTAAACCCCGAGGAGCGGTTGGCAATTAGTAATGTGTTGGAGCGGCTAGCGGCGATAGCAGAGTCCAACAATGTCAATCTCAAGCAACCACTCAAATTTGAGCGTAAAAAAGTTGAACAATCTGTGGCCACTAGCTCGCCAG CGAATAAAGATCCAGTTTCGAACAGTCAGGAGGTGCCGAACTCGCGACCCCCTGAGCCGGTTCGCCCACCACCGCCCGCGCGGCCCCCCGCTGTCCCCCAGCAGCACCCGCCGCCCGTGCCGCAGCCGCCCCTGAACTCGGGAGGATTGTTCTCGTCCATCAAGGGAGGGGCGGGAAGCTTCCTGAAAAACCTGAAGGATACGTCGTCGAAAGTCATGCAGACTGTTCAACA GTCAATAGCAAGGACTGATTTGGATATAAGCTACATAACAAGTCGAATTATAGTGATGCCGTACCCGTCAGAGGGAATAGAGAGTGCTTATAAAACTAACCACATTGAGGATGTGAGG GCGTTCCTGGAGAGTCGGCACGGCGGCGGGCACTACGGCGTGTacagcgcggcgggcggcgcggcgcgctcgCTGCCGCGGGCGGCGGACGCGCGTGCGCTGTGGCCCACGCCGCTGCACCGCGCGCCGCTCCTCGCGCCCTACTACGCGCTGCTGCAGCACATGTACCACTACCTCGCCAAGGACGACAGGAACGCTGTGGTCATCACGTGTCAG GACGGCAAAGCAATGTCGTGCATGTTGGTGAGCGGCTTGTTGTTGTACGCGAAGCTAGTGACGGTGCCGGAGGACGCGCTGCAGATATTCGCGGTGAAGCGGTCTCCTATCAACATGCCGCCCAGCATGCTGAGATACCTGTATTATCTAAGCAATATTATTAG GCCAGAGCCAATACTGCCACACTTCAGGCCAGTTACTTTGGTATCGATTACTATTCAGCCAGTACCACTGTTTACAAAAGCgag GGATGGATGTCGGCCATATATTGAAGTTTACAATGAAGATAGGCTCGTCTTATCGACGCTACAAGATTATGAAAGATTACATCTCTATACCATGGCTGAAGGCAAG GTGACGCTGCCGCTGGACACGACGGTGACGGGCgacgtgtgcgtgtgcgtgtggcACGCGCGGCAGCAGCTCGGGCGCGCGCTGGCCGTGCCCGTGCTGTCCGTGCACTTCCACACCGGCGCGCTGCGGCACGACCACCACGCGCTCAAGTTCAACAG GTCAGAAATTGACGGCATCGATGAGACAATACCAGTGAACGACCATTTCTCAGCGAACACCACTGTGGTCATTAGTCTGGTGGTACAAAACGGAGAGCGAAGGAAACCTCGCAGCGATCTCTGGGAGGAGGACCACTCCTTCCCAATTCGTACACCCGACGTCCTGTTCTCTACCACATTGGAGAGAGACGAGACTATTGATAACTTTG ctAATCTGCGAAAGAATGCTGGGGCAATGCCAAAAACAA TGACAGCCGACTATCCAGCTAAAGAGGTAGAGAAGCCGCGTCCGTCTCGCCCCGCCCCGCCCTCCCCGCAGCCGCCGCACCGCCcgcccccgccgcgcccgcTACAGCCAGCGCGACAGGAGAGCACCGCAGACTTCCTCAACCTAGCCAATAACGAACCGCAACAACAAGCCAAGCAAGAAAAGAAACTCAAGACCGAAGACTCCTTCGACTTTTTCGGCATGATGGAGAAGGAGACGACCGATGACGCCTTTGGAGATTTCCTGAGCAGCAACGTCGCTGAGAATAAGCAG cCATTCGCATCAGAGTCTATTTTCGGGGACTTACCCGCTCCGTCGACGGAGCCGGCGGACACCAAACACAACGTCAACTCGAGCGACCCACTGAACTTCGACCCGTTCGGACTGAACGATCCGCTGCCCAAACAGGAACCATTATTAACTCCACAGCTTATGCAAGACGAGG GTCGTCCACAAAGCGTGCCTCTGGAAAGCGCACAGCCCTCGAAGAAGGATCCATTTGCGGATCTAGGTCTCCTAGGCGCTAGCATGCCCTCGGGTATACAGAGCACGGCGCCGGGCTACGCGCCGGGCAGCACGCCGCTCGTCACGCCGCGCGCGTCGCCCGCGCACACGCCCGCGCAGCCGCACACGCAGCCGCACACGCAGCCGCACACGCCTGCCCGCTCTCCCGCGCATCAACCCGATTATAA TCGGGCTCACTTCGAAACGGCAAAAACTCCGGGCGAGGAAAAGGTGAAGAAGTCGGCGGACGTGTTCGGTGACTTGCTTGGCAGTCAAGGTTACGAATTCGCCACTAAGCGCGACACCGGCCCCAAAACCATGAACGCTATGAGGAAAGAAGAGATGGCCCGCGACATGGATCCCGAGAAACTGAAGATTCACGAATGG ACGGAGGGCAAGAAAGCGAATATCCGAGCTCTCCTGTGCTCTCTGCATACCGTGGTGTGGGAGGAGTGTCGCTGGACGCGCTGCGAGATGTCGCAACTCGTCACTCCCGCCGACGTCAAGCGCAACTACAGAAAGGCGTGCCTCGCCGTGCATCCTGATAAG CAAATAGGCACGCCAAACGAGAACATAGCGAAGATGATTTTCATGGAGTTAAACAACGCGTGGAGTGACTTTGAGAACGACGCTAAACAGCAGAACCTGTTCCAGTCTTAG